From Onychostoma macrolepis isolate SWU-2019 chromosome 05, ASM1243209v1, whole genome shotgun sequence, one genomic window encodes:
- the bco2a gene encoding carotenoid-cleaving dioxygenase, mitochondrial has product MSTSVLKNAFRTSKGCSITSLYRMSCVKPQTIAAAQKTYVTKVNGLPNITPLVSSVEETPEPIPTTVKGTIPTWIHGSLLRNGPGKFEFGNQHYNHWFDGMALMHRFQIEDGQVTYRSRFLRSDSYKQNSERNRIMVSEFGTLALPDPCKNFFQRFLSRFEMIKPTDNASVNFVKYKGDYYVSTETNYMHRVDPDTLESKQKVDWSKFVAVNGATAHPHFDPDGTAYNMGNSYRNKGAFYNIVRVPPERDSPEDTLEGAKILCSIAPRDKSKPSYYHSFGMSENYVVFIEQPIKMDLFKIVTARLRGKSLNEGIYWDSNQETIFHLIDKQTGKEMPVKYHAKALSTFHQINAFEQDGFLMLDICCSDDGEAINNFLVQNLRQSGEALDEMYNTMSRPFPRRFVLPLNITSETPLEQNLNTRPDSTATALCRTKNQVFCTFEDLHGEDLKDYGGLEFPHINYARYNTKPYRYYYGCGFRHLVGDSLIKMDLESKKFKVWRQPDLYPSEPVFIPSPNAEEEDDGVILSVIITPAKDKSTFLLVLDAKTFEELGRAEVPVNIPYGFHGVFKSSA; this is encoded by the exons ATGTCAACAAGTgtgcttaaaaatgcatttaggacCAGCAAAG GGTGCAGCATCACATCTCTCTACAGGATGTCCTGCGTAAAGCCTCAAACGATTG CTGCTGCTCAGAAAACATACGTCACAAAAGTAAATGGGTTGCCAAACATCACCCCCTTGGTAAGTTCGGTAGAGGAGACACCTGAGCCCATCCCCACCACAGTTAAAGGCACCATCCCAACCTGGATCCATGGGAGTCTGCTGCGGAATGGTCCAGGAAAGTTTGAGTTTGGGAATCAGCA CTATAACCACTGGTTTGATGGCATGGCCTTGATGCATCGCTTTCAGATTGAGGATGGTCAGGTGACATACAGAAGCCGTTTTTTGCGCAGCGACTCATATAAGCAGAACAGCGAGAGGAACCGCATCATGGTGTCAGAGTTTGGAACTTTGGCTCTACCTGATCCCTGCAAGAACTTCTTTCAGCGCTTCCTATCCAGATTTGAGATGATAA AGCCAACAGATAATGCCAGTGTCAACTTTGTTAAATACAAGGGTGACTATTACGTCAGCACAGAGACAAACTACATGCACAGAGTGGATCCAGATACTTTGGAGTCAAAACAGAAG GTGGACTGGAGCAAGTTCGTCGCTGTGAACGGTGCTACTGCTCATCCACACTTTGATCCAGACGGCACAGCTTACAACATGGGCAACTCATACAGAAACAAAG GGGCTTTCTATAACATCGTCAGGGTGCCACCAGAAAGAGACAGCCCAGAAGATACACTAGAGGGAGCCAAGATATTATGCTCTATCGCCCCTCGTGACAAATCCAAACCCTCCTATTACCACAGCTTTG GCATGTCAGAGAACTATGTAGTGTTCATCGAGCAGCCCATTAAGATGGATCTGTTTAAGATAGTGACTGCTAGACTAAGGGGGAAATCGCTAAATGAGGGTATTTACTGGGACTCCAACCAGGAAACCATATTCCACCTTATTGACAAACAAACTGGAAAG GAGATGCCAGTGAAATACCATGCCAAGGCCTTGTCCACCTTCCATCAGATCAATGCTTTTGAGCAGGATGGATTCCTCATGCTAGACATATGCTGCTCTGATGACGGAGAGGCCATAAACAACTTCCTCGTTCAGAACCTGCGTCAATCAGGAGAGGCTTTGGATGAG ATGTATAATACCATGAGCAGGCCATTTCCCCGTCGTTTTGTGCTGCCTCTCAACATCACCAGTGAAACCCCACTGGAACAGAACCTCAACACACGGCCTGACAGCACTGCTACAGCTCTCTGCCGTACCAAAAATCAG gtatTTTGCACGTTTGAGGATCTCCATGGCGAAGACCTGAAAGACTACGGTGGCTTGGAGTTTCCACATATTAACTATGCCAGATATAACACCAAACCTTATAGATACTACTATGGTTGTGGCTTCCGACACCTAGTGGGTGACTCCCTAATTAAGATGGATCTGGAAAGCAAAAAGTTCAAG GTATGGCGCCAGCCTGATCTCTATCCATCAGAGCCTGTCTTCATTCCTTCACCCAATGCTGAGGAAGAGGACGATGGAGTCATCCTGTCTGTGATTATCACACCAGCTAAG GATAAGAGTACATTTCTTTTAGTCCTAGATGCCAAAACATTTGAGGAACTGGGAAGAGCCGAAGTGCCTGTCAACATTCCTTATGGATTCCACGGAGTCTTCAAATCTAGTGCATGA